A section of the Mesorhizobium loti genome encodes:
- a CDS encoding invasion associated locus B family protein: protein MRGLTALVSSLVLAASAAPALAQQATKIGQHNAWGTYSYQAQGGKVCYVLTVPTDKQPPTLDHGDMFFFVSQRPGQQVSYEPQFIAGYNFQEGSKATVTIDKKSFSMFTRGKSAWVENAAEEPVLIAAMKTGSDMKVTAKSGRGNPTSYVFSLKGISAALSSIAKCK from the coding sequence ATGCGCGGATTGACAGCACTAGTTTCGAGCCTGGTCCTGGCGGCCTCAGCAGCGCCGGCACTGGCGCAGCAGGCGACCAAGATCGGCCAGCACAATGCCTGGGGCACCTACAGCTATCAGGCGCAGGGCGGCAAGGTCTGCTACGTGCTGACCGTGCCGACCGACAAGCAGCCGCCGACGCTCGACCATGGCGATATGTTCTTCTTCGTCAGCCAGCGGCCCGGCCAGCAGGTATCCTATGAGCCGCAGTTCATTGCCGGCTACAATTTCCAGGAAGGTTCCAAGGCAACCGTCACCATCGACAAGAAGTCGTTCTCGATGTTCACCCGCGGCAAGTCGGCCTGGGTCGAGAACGCCGCCGAGGAACCCGTGCTGATCGCCGCCATGAAGACCGGTTCGGACATGAAGGTGACGGCGAAATCCGGCCGCGGCAATCCCACCTCCTATGTCTTCTCGCTGAAGGGCATTTCGGCGGCGCTGTCGTCGATCGCCAAGTGCAAATAG
- a CDS encoding YkvA family protein, whose product MAQQPGFDFFGFGDRLGGEGEVRDKFWRTAKKAARQIPFMEDVVAAYYCAMDKNTPLRAKGILVAALGYFVLPVDLIPDFIFGLGFTDDIAVLTAAITAVSAHITPAHRQAAKDAIADKG is encoded by the coding sequence ATGGCGCAACAACCCGGTTTTGATTTCTTCGGCTTTGGCGACAGGCTGGGCGGGGAGGGTGAAGTGCGCGACAAATTCTGGCGCACGGCGAAGAAGGCCGCCCGGCAAATCCCCTTCATGGAAGACGTCGTCGCCGCCTATTACTGCGCCATGGACAAGAACACGCCGTTGCGCGCCAAGGGCATATTGGTGGCGGCGCTCGGCTATTTCGTCCTGCCGGTGGACCTCATTCCCGACTTTATCTTCGGCCTCGGTTTCACCGACGACATCGCCGTGCTGACCGCCGCGATCACCGCCGTCAGCGCCCACATCACGCCGGCGCATCGCCAGGCCGCCAAGGACGCCATCGCCGACAAGGGCTGA
- a CDS encoding 4a-hydroxytetrahydrobiopterin dehydratase: MTREKLSKDAITAALAELGGWSLATDGASIRRGFVFNNFSEAFAFMTRVALAAEKMDHHPDWSNVYKTVDVTLNTHDAGGVTALDIELAKKMNRFAGG, encoded by the coding sequence ATGACGAGAGAAAAACTCAGCAAGGACGCCATCACCGCTGCCCTTGCCGAACTCGGCGGCTGGTCGCTGGCCACGGATGGCGCCTCGATCAGGCGCGGCTTCGTCTTTAACAATTTTTCCGAAGCCTTCGCCTTCATGACCCGCGTCGCGCTGGCAGCCGAAAAGATGGACCATCATCCCGACTGGTCGAACGTCTACAAGACCGTGGACGTGACGCTGAACACTCATGACGCCGGTGGCGTAACCGCGCTCGACATCGAACTGGCGAAGAAGATGAACCGCTTTGCCGGTGGCTGA
- a CDS encoding low molecular weight protein-tyrosine-phosphatase — protein sequence MSITPINSILFVCLGNICRSPLAEGVFRAVWVERGSGRDIRLDSAATSGWEVGSPPDPRSIAVAMRHGIDISGQRARKITPQDFSRFDLVLGMDRSVVADLKALAPAARDRVRLFLEFAHGQARDVPDPYYDGPEAFAEVYRMIREASEALATRLAARASAPDSGQASSTI from the coding sequence ATGAGCATAACGCCCATAAATTCCATCCTTTTCGTCTGTCTCGGCAATATCTGCCGGTCGCCGCTGGCAGAGGGCGTTTTTCGCGCCGTTTGGGTCGAGCGCGGCTCGGGCCGCGATATCCGGCTCGATTCGGCTGCCACAAGCGGCTGGGAGGTCGGCTCGCCCCCCGATCCGCGCTCGATCGCGGTCGCTATGCGTCACGGCATCGATATTTCCGGACAGAGGGCGCGCAAGATCACGCCGCAGGATTTCTCCCGTTTCGACCTGGTCCTCGGCATGGACCGCTCTGTTGTCGCCGACCTCAAGGCGTTGGCTCCGGCCGCGCGCGACCGGGTGCGGCTCTTCCTGGAGTTCGCGCACGGACAGGCGCGCGACGTGCCCGATCCCTATTATGACGGGCCGGAGGCCTTTGCCGAGGTCTATCGCATGATCCGCGAGGCGTCGGAGGCGCTGGCGACACGGCTGGCCGCGCGGGCGTCGGCGCCCGACAGCGGCCAGGCCTCCTCGACGATATAG
- the thpR gene encoding RNA 2',3'-cyclic phosphodiesterase has protein sequence MPRLFTALEIPRDAALSLSLLRGGLPGARWIDVENYHLTLRFIGDVEGHVADEIANALDRVHRPSFSLTLSGVGAFGQKKPHAVWAGASASPDLAGLQGEIDRICQRLGIPADPRKFMPHVTLARLRNSSPLDVAQYLSARGNFSTLPFRIGRFVLMSSRDSVGGGPYIVEEAWPLSGADARAASRVASASDASRIMR, from the coding sequence ATGCCGCGTCTTTTCACCGCCCTCGAAATTCCGCGTGACGCCGCCCTTTCGCTGTCCCTGCTCCGGGGCGGCCTGCCCGGGGCGCGCTGGATCGATGTCGAAAACTACCATCTGACGCTGCGCTTCATCGGCGATGTCGAGGGCCATGTCGCCGACGAGATCGCCAATGCGCTGGACCGCGTCCACCGGCCCTCCTTCTCGCTGACCCTGTCCGGTGTCGGCGCCTTTGGCCAGAAGAAGCCGCATGCGGTGTGGGCCGGCGCTTCCGCCTCGCCCGATCTGGCCGGGCTTCAGGGCGAGATCGACCGCATCTGCCAGCGCCTCGGCATTCCCGCCGATCCCCGCAAGTTCATGCCGCATGTGACGTTGGCGCGGCTGCGCAATTCGAGCCCGCTGGATGTCGCCCAGTATCTTTCGGCCCGCGGCAATTTCTCGACGCTGCCGTTTCGTATCGGCCGCTTCGTCCTGATGTCGTCGCGCGATTCGGTCGGCGGCGGCCCCTATATCGTCGAGGAGGCCTGGCCGCTGTCGGGCGCCGACGCCCGCGCGGCCAGCCGTGTCGCCAGCGCCTCCGACGCCTCGCGGATCATGCGATAG
- a CDS encoding arylesterase produces MSFKRQIAAGLVLFLAICGAISSARAEPFKIVGFGDSLMAGFGLGPDQGFTDKLQAALRATGHDVTVANAGVSGDTTSGGLARLDWSVPDGTQLLILELGANDMLRGISPDITRKNLDEMLGKLKQRKIAVLLAGMRAAPNLGADYQNAFDAIFPDLAAKYGVALYPFFLDGVAGQPGLQLEDGMHPNAGGVDRMVERILPTVEKTMAVVPGGS; encoded by the coding sequence ATGTCTTTCAAACGCCAGATAGCCGCAGGCTTGGTCCTTTTCCTCGCCATTTGCGGCGCCATTTCGTCGGCGCGTGCCGAGCCCTTCAAGATCGTTGGCTTCGGTGACAGCCTGATGGCGGGCTTCGGGCTTGGGCCCGATCAAGGCTTTACCGACAAATTGCAGGCGGCGCTGCGTGCCACGGGCCATGACGTGACCGTCGCCAATGCCGGCGTTTCCGGCGACACCACGAGCGGCGGTCTGGCGCGGCTCGATTGGTCGGTGCCGGACGGCACGCAGCTGCTCATCCTCGAACTCGGCGCCAACGATATGTTGCGCGGCATCTCGCCCGACATCACCAGGAAGAACCTCGACGAGATGCTCGGCAAGCTCAAACAGCGCAAGATCGCTGTGCTGCTCGCCGGCATGCGCGCCGCGCCCAATCTCGGCGCCGACTACCAGAACGCCTTCGATGCCATCTTTCCGGACCTGGCGGCGAAATACGGTGTCGCGCTCTATCCGTTCTTCCTCGACGGCGTCGCCGGACAGCCCGGCCTGCAGCTCGAGGACGGCATGCATCCGAACGCCGGCGGTGTTGACCGGATGGTCGAGCGCATCCTGCCGACGGTCGAGAAGACCATGGCGGTGGTCCCGGGGGGTTCATGA
- a CDS encoding ABC transporter ATP-binding protein, whose amino-acid sequence MTEAVIALKDVSLTLGEGASSVHVLKGVSLEVARGEATGIVGPSGSGKSTMLMVLAGLERVDSGTVRIAGELLNGKSEDQIASFRGRNIGIVFQSFHLIPNMTALENVAVPLELAGHADPFSVAARELAAVGLSDRVTHYPGELSGGEQQRVAIARALAPSPRILIADEPTGNLDQATGRQVADLLFAKAAERGMTLVLVTHDPALAARCARQVSMRSGRIEAPNPPTPLEVTA is encoded by the coding sequence TTGACAGAAGCCGTCATCGCGCTGAAAGACGTATCCCTGACACTCGGCGAAGGCGCGTCGTCAGTCCATGTGCTGAAGGGCGTCAGCCTCGAGGTGGCGCGCGGCGAGGCGACCGGCATCGTCGGTCCATCGGGGTCCGGCAAGTCGACAATGCTGATGGTGCTGGCGGGCTTGGAGAGGGTCGATTCGGGCACGGTACGAATCGCCGGTGAACTGCTCAACGGCAAAAGCGAGGATCAGATTGCTTCGTTTCGTGGCCGAAACATTGGCATCGTCTTTCAGTCCTTCCACCTCATCCCCAACATGACGGCGCTTGAAAATGTCGCGGTGCCGCTGGAGCTGGCCGGCCATGCCGATCCGTTTTCGGTAGCGGCGCGCGAGCTGGCGGCGGTGGGCCTCAGCGACCGCGTCACCCATTACCCCGGCGAACTCTCCGGGGGCGAACAGCAGCGCGTTGCGATTGCCCGGGCGCTGGCACCCTCGCCGCGCATTCTCATTGCCGACGAGCCGACTGGCAATCTCGACCAGGCGACGGGGCGGCAGGTCGCCGACCTGCTGTTCGCCAAGGCGGCCGAGCGCGGCATGACGCTGGTGCTGGTCACCCATGATCCCGCGCTCGCGGCGCGCTGCGCGCGCCAGGTGTCGATGCGCTCCGGACGTATCGAGGCGCCGAACCCGCCGACCCCACTGGAGGTCACCGCCTGA
- a CDS encoding ABC transporter permease, whose product MPPARTLKLAIRFSLREMRGGLSGFLIFLACIALGVAAIGGVNSVARSISAGVANQGQTLLGGDLRFQINQRDASQVEHGFLEGLGVVSRTASMRSMARLADGSDQALVEAKAVDDAYPLYGALETEPALTKQELFGEEFGVFGAAAPDLLFERLHLKPGDRLKLGAATFELRARLVTEPDAVSDGFGFAPRLMISTDGLAATGLIQPGSLVENAYKIRLPADADEARLKAIQDQAARNFPEAGWSIRTRGNAAPALSSNIERFSQFLTLVGLTALVVGGVGVANAVRAYLDGKRGVIATFKSLGASGGFVFTVYLVQILIIAALGIAAGLVLGALMPFAASAALQSVIPVPAQGGFYPGALGMAALFGLLVTLAFALLPLGRARDVPATALFREMGLEGRGFPRLIYIASAVGIALLLAVLAILFSGDQRIASIFVGATIFSFLVLRLVGALVQWVARKSPRVRSVALRLAVGNIHRPGALTPSVVLSLGLGLTLLVTLALIDGNLRQQISGSLPERAPNFFFVDIQSSDVDAFSALVGKEAPQGTLVKVPMLRGRVMALNGVAVDKVKVPAEGAWVLKGDRGLTYDARQPENATLTEGEWWPDKYAGEPLVSFSAQEGKEIGLKLGDTVTVNVLGRNVTARIANFRQVEWETMGINFVMVFSPNTFAGAPHGWMATLTEKSASTADDARILNAVTRAFPAVTTVRVKDALDVVNRLVGQLGTAIRAAAGVALIASVLVLAGALAAGNRARIHDAVVLKTLGATRRTLITAFSLEYMLIGLATAIFALAAGGIAAWYIVARIMTLPSHFMPEVAVATIVFALVITVGIGLAGTWRVLGHKAAPVLRDL is encoded by the coding sequence ATGCCGCCGGCACGGACGCTGAAGCTCGCCATCCGCTTTTCGTTGCGCGAGATGCGCGGCGGCCTGTCCGGCTTCCTGATCTTTCTCGCCTGCATCGCGCTCGGCGTCGCGGCGATCGGCGGCGTCAACTCGGTTGCCCGTTCGATCAGTGCCGGCGTCGCCAACCAGGGCCAGACGCTGCTTGGCGGCGATCTTCGCTTCCAGATCAACCAGCGCGATGCCAGCCAGGTCGAACATGGCTTCCTCGAGGGGCTGGGCGTTGTTTCGCGCACCGCCAGCATGCGCTCGATGGCGCGTCTGGCGGACGGCTCCGACCAGGCGCTGGTCGAGGCCAAGGCGGTCGACGATGCCTATCCGCTCTATGGCGCGCTGGAGACGGAGCCGGCACTGACAAAGCAGGAATTGTTCGGCGAAGAATTCGGCGTCTTTGGCGCGGCGGCGCCCGATCTTCTGTTCGAACGGCTGCATCTCAAGCCCGGCGACCGGCTGAAGCTCGGCGCCGCCACCTTCGAACTGCGCGCCAGGCTGGTCACCGAGCCGGATGCCGTGTCCGACGGTTTCGGCTTCGCGCCAAGGCTGATGATCTCGACCGACGGCCTGGCCGCGACCGGGCTGATCCAACCGGGCAGCCTGGTCGAAAACGCCTATAAGATCCGGCTGCCCGCCGATGCCGACGAGGCGCGGCTCAAGGCCATACAGGATCAGGCGGCCAGGAATTTTCCGGAAGCCGGCTGGTCGATCCGCACGCGCGGCAACGCCGCTCCGGCTCTGTCGTCCAACATCGAGCGCTTCTCGCAGTTCCTGACGCTGGTCGGGCTGACGGCGCTGGTGGTCGGCGGCGTCGGCGTCGCCAATGCGGTGCGCGCCTATCTCGACGGCAAGCGCGGTGTGATCGCCACCTTCAAGAGTCTCGGTGCTTCCGGCGGCTTTGTCTTCACTGTCTATCTCGTGCAAATCCTGATCATAGCGGCGCTCGGTATCGCCGCCGGTCTGGTGCTCGGCGCACTGATGCCTTTTGCCGCAAGCGCCGCGCTTCAATCCGTCATTCCGGTGCCGGCGCAAGGCGGCTTCTATCCCGGCGCGCTCGGCATGGCGGCGCTGTTCGGGCTGCTGGTGACGCTGGCCTTCGCGCTGCTGCCGCTCGGACGCGCCCGCGACGTGCCGGCGACAGCGCTGTTTCGGGAGATGGGCCTCGAAGGCCGCGGCTTTCCGCGACTTATCTATATTGCGTCGGCCGTCGGCATCGCGTTGCTGCTGGCGGTTCTGGCCATCCTCTTCTCCGGCGACCAGCGCATCGCCTCGATCTTCGTCGGTGCCACCATCTTTTCCTTCCTGGTGCTGCGTCTGGTCGGAGCGTTGGTGCAATGGGTGGCAAGGAAGAGCCCGCGCGTGCGCTCCGTTGCGCTTCGTCTCGCCGTCGGCAACATCCATCGACCAGGCGCCTTGACGCCATCGGTGGTGCTGTCGCTGGGGCTCGGGCTGACGCTGCTGGTGACGTTGGCGCTGATCGACGGCAACCTGCGGCAGCAGATCTCCGGCAGCCTGCCGGAGCGGGCGCCGAACTTCTTCTTCGTCGACATCCAGAGCAGCGATGTCGATGCGTTCTCGGCCCTGGTCGGCAAGGAGGCGCCTCAGGGGACATTGGTCAAGGTGCCGATGCTGCGCGGCCGGGTGATGGCGCTCAACGGCGTCGCCGTCGACAAGGTCAAGGTGCCGGCCGAGGGCGCCTGGGTGCTGAAAGGCGATCGCGGCCTGACCTATGACGCCAGGCAGCCGGAAAACGCGACGCTGACCGAGGGCGAATGGTGGCCGGACAAGTATGCCGGCGAGCCGCTGGTCTCCTTCTCCGCGCAGGAAGGCAAGGAGATCGGGTTGAAGCTCGGCGACACCGTCACCGTCAATGTGCTTGGCCGCAACGTGACGGCCAGGATCGCCAACTTCCGTCAGGTCGAGTGGGAGACGATGGGCATCAATTTCGTCATGGTGTTCTCGCCCAACACATTCGCTGGCGCGCCGCATGGCTGGATGGCGACGCTGACTGAAAAGAGTGCCTCGACCGCGGACGATGCCCGTATCCTCAATGCCGTTACCCGCGCCTTCCCGGCGGTGACGACGGTGCGCGTCAAGGACGCGCTCGATGTCGTCAACCGTCTGGTCGGCCAGCTCGGCACCGCGATCCGGGCCGCGGCCGGGGTGGCGCTGATCGCTTCGGTGCTGGTGCTGGCAGGCGCGCTGGCTGCCGGCAACCGGGCGCGCATCCACGACGCCGTGGTGCTGAAGACGCTCGGTGCGACCAGGAGGACGCTGATAACGGCATTCTCCCTGGAGTACATGCTGATCGGATTGGCCACGGCCATCTTCGCGCTGGCCGCCGGCGGCATCGCGGCTTGGTACATTGTCGCCCGCATCATGACGCTGCCATCGCATTTCATGCCGGAGGTGGCCGTGGCAACCATCGTCTTTGCCCTGGTCATCACGGTCGGCATCGGTCTTGCCGGCACCTGGCGGGTGCTCGGCCACAAGGCGGCGCCGGTGCTGCGTGACCTGTAA
- a CDS encoding Bax inhibitor-1/YccA family protein, protein MADPIRNYQTSAVPGVRADIDQGLRAYMIKVYNLMGLGLLITGLAAVGTIMLATTTDPASAVATLPSGEMLTSFGYAIFGSPLRWVVMLAPLAAVFFLSFRIQSMSVAAAQTTFWVYAGLVGLSLSSIFLVYTTASISQTFFATAAAFGALSLFGYTTKRDLTAMGSFLIMGVFGIIIASVINIFLQSSALSFAVSAIGVLVFAGLTAYDTQKIKEMYFEGDVSDVAGRKAIMGALRLYLDFINLFMFLLQFMGDRR, encoded by the coding sequence ATGGCTGATCCCATTCGCAATTATCAGACGTCGGCGGTGCCCGGCGTCCGCGCCGACATCGATCAGGGCCTGCGCGCCTATATGATCAAGGTCTACAACCTGATGGGGCTTGGCCTCCTCATCACCGGCCTTGCCGCCGTCGGCACGATCATGCTGGCAACCACCACCGATCCGGCCTCGGCTGTCGCAACGCTGCCGAGCGGCGAGATGCTGACGTCCTTCGGCTATGCGATCTTCGGGTCGCCGCTGCGCTGGGTGGTGATGCTGGCGCCGCTGGCCGCCGTATTCTTCCTGTCGTTCAGGATTCAGTCGATGAGCGTCGCTGCCGCGCAGACCACGTTCTGGGTCTATGCAGGCCTCGTCGGCTTGTCGCTGTCGTCGATCTTCCTGGTCTACACCACGGCCAGCATTTCGCAGACCTTCTTCGCCACGGCCGCCGCCTTCGGCGCGCTGTCGCTGTTCGGCTACACGACCAAGCGCGACCTGACGGCGATGGGCTCGTTCCTGATCATGGGCGTGTTCGGCATCATCATCGCGTCGGTGATCAACATCTTCCTGCAGTCGTCGGCGCTGTCCTTCGCCGTGTCGGCGATCGGCGTCTTGGTCTTTGCCGGCCTGACCGCCTATGACACGCAGAAGATCAAGGAGATGTATTTCGAGGGCGATGTTTCCGATGTCGCCGGCCGCAAGGCCATCATGGGCGCGCTGAGGCTCTATCTCGATTTCATCAACCTGTTCATGTTCCTGCTCCAGTTCATGGGCGACCGCCGCTAA
- a CDS encoding GNAT family N-acetyltransferase yields the protein MCTIVIRPATSADLDTITEIYADAVTHGTASYELEPPGRAEMGTRFAALTAGGFPYLVAEKDGAVLGYAYAGAFRPRPAYRFIVEDSVYVAPEAKGQGVGLMLMRSLIAAAEAAGFRQIVAVIGDGHPGSASVKLHEKLGFRHSGRLEGSGYKHGRWLDTVFMQLSLNGGASMPPDPASLPERRFRGA from the coding sequence ATGTGCACAATCGTGATACGGCCGGCGACTTCGGCCGACCTCGACACCATCACCGAAATCTATGCCGACGCGGTGACCCATGGCACGGCGAGCTATGAGCTGGAGCCGCCAGGCCGCGCCGAGATGGGCACGCGATTCGCCGCGCTCACGGCCGGCGGCTTTCCGTATCTGGTGGCGGAAAAGGACGGCGCCGTGCTTGGCTATGCCTATGCCGGTGCCTTCCGGCCGCGCCCGGCCTACCGCTTCATCGTTGAGGATTCGGTATACGTCGCGCCCGAGGCCAAGGGCCAGGGTGTCGGCCTCATGCTGATGCGCAGCCTGATCGCCGCCGCCGAGGCGGCGGGCTTCCGCCAGATCGTCGCCGTGATCGGCGACGGCCATCCAGGCAGCGCCTCGGTCAAACTGCATGAAAAGCTCGGCTTCCGCCACTCTGGCCGGCTCGAAGGTTCCGGCTACAAGCACGGGCGCTGGCTGGACACGGTGTTCATGCAGCTGTCACTGAATGGCGGCGCGTCGATGCCGCCTGATCCGGCTTCCTTGCCGGAGCGGAGATTTCGTGGGGCATGA
- a CDS encoding DUF2794 domain-containing protein, which produces MSDDSGGTGDGDASAILIPLHEARRERLDQPVRFDRRELDQILRLYGRMVAANEWRDYAIDHLTDRAVFSVFRRASEVPLFQIVKDPKLARKQGAFAVIAAGGRILKRGQELGRVLGVFDSKLKVVEA; this is translated from the coding sequence ATGAGCGATGACAGCGGCGGGACGGGGGATGGTGACGCATCCGCAATATTGATCCCGCTGCACGAGGCACGACGTGAGCGCCTCGACCAGCCCGTGCGCTTCGATCGGCGTGAACTGGACCAGATCCTCAGGCTCTACGGACGCATGGTGGCCGCCAATGAATGGCGCGACTACGCCATCGATCATCTCACCGACAGGGCCGTGTTTTCCGTCTTCCGCCGGGCCAGCGAAGTGCCGCTGTTCCAGATCGTGAAGGATCCGAAACTGGCCCGCAAACAGGGCGCCTTCGCCGTTATCGCCGCTGGCGGCCGCATCCTCAAGCGCGGGCAGGAACTCGGCCGCGTGCTCGGCGTCTTCGATTCCAAGCTCAAAGTTGTAGAGGCTTGA